TTAACGCAATAATACAAATGGGAACTAAAAAAGGGCATAACCATGTCAAACTCACGTAACTGGTTTAAAAAGTTATTACTGGCTGGTTAATACCAAATGtgtgtttttgaaaagcttttgTTGAGTCGGGGGTTTATGGGAAATCGGCTCTCTACCTCACACAAGCTAGGAGTATGGTATGCGTACATCCATTCTTCTCAGACCCTACTTGTAGGATCACATTGGTACGATGATATTGTTTTAAAATCAAATATGTGCCTTTTAGGTCACCGTTTAATTTTGTCTCTTTTTTAAAAGTTTGGATAGATATAGTTTTTATGACCCTCAAAGTAGTAGACTATTGTCTAACGTTTACAAAATTTTAAACCATAATCTAATGTTTCTCGTAAAAATTTTAGTTTGCTCAAAAGAATTTTAGATTAGTTTTATAGATTCATAAATTGCAAAAGATCATAAAAAGGGGTTATTTGTTACTATGTAAATAATTGTTCAAAAGGGACAACCTGTGAAAATTAGGGTCAGCTGCCGTTGGCATGTGTACAAAACTAGCTTCAAAGTCACATATGCGGAAATTGGAATCCCAGTTCATTACTTATGTAGTTATGTTAATGATAACTGTAAGTTGGATCTAGCTGACTGTTTTCTGGAGTTGAAGTTGGGTTTTGCCAGCAAGGATAGTTGGGCTAGAAAATAAGAAAATGTAGCCTAAATAATGAAATTTCAACCAAGTTTTTTTATTCATTTGACCCGGAAAAAGATGATTTAGAATTAATGGATTTTAAAAAGGTAAAAGTATACTTTTATTTTGTAAAAAATGTACCTTGACAGAAAAATCGCGTGACAATGCATGTATGTCACTTCCTTGGAATGAGATCATCCAAGAATAAAGGCTTATCAAATAGCCAAGTCGAGAGAGTAATTAGAACTGCTAATAGTTTaggtgtacatatatatattcctctTATTCAACAGACACCAAAGTAGAACCAAACTTGAGAAGTGAGCAAATTATAGTATTCAATCTTCAAGCTGAGCATAGGAAAGAAGAAAAGAGTAATTGGTTACAAGAGAGAATTGATAAGGAGCATATTATCTAAGTAGAAAGATGATTCAACATATAAGTAGGAGTAACAATTAACTGAAGATTCGATTTATTTCATTCATCTTCCATCGTTTATTTCCCTCGATATGCAGAACTAATCGTGCTTTCAGTTGAGGCATGAATATGCCAAGGCTTTTTCCTCAACCAACTCCTTTGCGGTCGCATCCATCTTGGCCCTTGAAAACTCATCTATCTTCAGACCTGCATAAAAACATAAGAGTAATCAATTGATTTCTTGTTTAATTAAACGTAAAATACTATGAAACAAATTCAGTTTGCCAGAAAGCCTAAACCAGGTGTGGTATTCACTACATTGGGTACTAAAATTTTACAAGGAAGAAACTAAATTGACCATGAATGAGGAGGAACTAACCTTGCACGATTGACCATTCTCCTTTCTCACAAGTAACTGGGAAAGAGTATATTAAGCCAGCTGGGATGCCATAAGATCCATCAGAATAAACCCCCATTGACACCCATGTCCCCTGAACAAAAGATGTAAGGAACATTTAGTCTGATGGCAAGAGAACAGAAAAGTGGCATGCATTTTATAGATGTAAGTATTATAACTATAATGAACAACAAAAAATGGAGATACTGAACCTTTGGAGTGCCGAGAACCCAATCACGTATATGATCACAAGCTGAGCTAGCAGCAGACAATGCACTTGATAGCTTTCGAGCTTTTATGATGGCCGCTCCTCGCTGCTGCACTGTGGTGATGAATTCTGTGTTTAACCTAACATTCATTGGGAACCTTATTATTACTGATTTGATCTTATTTTGAATTCAATGATATAATTGAGCTAACAAAACATCCCACTAGATCAGTTGCAAATTGATGGATAGTATGCATCATTTTTATGATGTAATATTCACACTCGTCCCTATAACCTTTCTACATTTTTACGTTGTAATATTCAACATGTGATAAAGCTTTGTTTAGTGTCTAGCCTTTACAGTAACAGTAAGAGTACGTCGTCTGCCTAAAGCTTTAAAGGATCTGAAAATAAGACTTGACGGTGTAGAGCATTTTACCATTGATCATCAGCAACAAGTTCTCTGACAGGCTTTTCTCCGGCAGCGGTTTTCACAGTTGCATGATTCACATCTGGATACTGACTTGAAGAGTGATTTCCCCATATTATCACATTCTTTACGTCACCAACATGAACATTTAGCCTCTCTGAAACCTGACCTAAAGCTCTGTTGTGATCAAGCCTTGTTAGGCAAGTTATGTTTTTCGCCGGGATGGAAGGGGCAAATTCTTTCAAAATAAGTGCATTGGTGTTAGCTGGGTTAGCAACAACCAAAACCTGCACCAACCGGAGACCACGATAAGCATGTCAATTTTCTGTAACGTTCCATAGATAATTGCCTTTTTTGGACCTAAGATGGACGAAATCCGGTGCACTATTATGTGATTGAGGATCATCAATTTGATTGGAAAATAAATAAACAGCTAGTGACCTGTGTTAACATAAAAAAAAGAGTAGCTGCTACTAGCCTAAAGTCTCAGAGTTTTATTAATTACTCCATTGAGTTAAACCAAAATGAACTAAGCCAATCAAAGATAATAAGAAACCTTGAGTTCATTTTGTCTTAATGTATTATACATTGGATAACAAAATTTTCTTACCTTGCAATCAGGAGCAGCATGCTGCTCTAAGGCAGAGGCTTGTGCCTTGTAAATTGAAACATTTTTTGACATGACGTCCTTTCTTTCCATCCCTTCTTTTCGTGGAAATCCACCAACCATAACAGCAACATTGACGCCTTTACAAGCTTCAACAGCATCCGTGGTAGCAACAATGTCTATAGAACAATAATATTCGATAAATTTAACAAAGTAAGAAAGTAAAAGTGGCCACCTGAagctttttttttcttaatgTATTTTACCTTTGAGAAGAGGAAAAGCTGCATCAATCAATTCCATTTTAACTCCTTTCAAGGCCTCAGCAGCAGGTTCAATATCAAGCATGTGTATGATAACAGGTTGATCAAGGCCTAACATGGCTCCTCTAGCAATCATCGGAACAAGAGCATATCCAATTTGACCTGTTGGTAAAAATACAATTACTTGAAAAGTAAAATGAAGATATATATTTTCACCAACATGACCTATTACAAGGAGTTCAAACCAACAGGAAGCATCAACATACAGACACAGTACTCATCTTATACCCTACTAAAGTTCTAAAAAGGACAGATTAAAGGACCAAAAATTATTTAGAATCTGAATGTTTAGGCATCATATTGGACTGTGACGGACTTAAATGAAGTGACGTGAActgtgaggattcatatagccgacccaAAACTGCTTGGGATTGAGCATAGTTGTTATTTTGTGGTTCTTGAATGTTTTGCCACAACTACcagccttttttttctttctttttttcacaATATCACATGTGCTAATTCTCTAAATCCTAAATTACCGATCAACAAGGTCCACATTTCGAACTtcttatacaacaacaacaacaacaagaagcccagtagaatcccacaatgtggagtttggggagggtagagtgtacgtagacctaacccccaccttgaaaggtagggcggctgtttccgaaagagcctcggctcaagagaggaaaacaagacaaaaagtcagatagggacaagcatatcaaaaacaatatgaaaacgaggaataacaaaagtgagaaagtcatgataaaacagtccgaaaagaaaggagcattagctaccatagataaataagatagtCAAAGTACAAAGGCCCAACAAATCTGTTTTAATCTGGTTATATGAGTTTAACATATGGCTAAACCACTATGACTATATCTAGATTTATCAATTGGCCAAGCACTACCAAAATCTTATAGCCATATTCTTGTCAAATATAGTACTCCTATGTGATTACCAAGAcagaataaataaaataaaataaaaagttcataaaatagaaaataaatgCAGCAATATAATGAATATAACATGCCTGCAGCGCCAGTAACAAGTACTGTAATGGGATCCTTCTCTATATTCAAGAAGCTCCATATGTGCCGAACAATCTTCCATGACAAATACGCACAACCCAACAAAACAAGAGGCTTTTCAATTGATCCCAAATATTCcattatttcttaaacttagAGAAAATTCACACAATAATCGCAATTAGGTACTGTTAACATGAGACCCCGTGTGATTTAAAGGAAATTTTCACACACAAAAAAGAAAGACTTTGAAGACAAGGCAACCCAATCAAATGCCAAAGACAAAATCCACAAGCTATGAAATAGAATAGTAACACATCCATGTCAAGAAAAGAACCTGATACAATATCAAAATGAGTACTAATGGCTATAGCCTATATATGATAATGGtgtaaaacatatttttaaaatcgtaccggctGCTCCAGTGACAAGAACTCTAGTGGGTTGTTTTGCCATGGTTGAAAAATTGCAGAGCCTGAGTAGACAATGTGATCAATGTTAAATTTTTTACTTAGTACTATGATTTTACAATGTTAAGGTATATTGAAGCCCGTGGAAAATTATAGGGACACGTTTCCACGATTATAGGAGGTGGCCATCAAAAGCAGTTGTTGCAGTCACAGGAAAAGCTGCATGTTAGTTGATGCCTCATGGACTTGGCACAGCACTAGTTAAAAGGTTCAGATTAATGTACCCTTTAAACTTTACAGAACAAAGGGCAATTTCGAGCCAAAACTGTAATGGTGAAGGTATGGATGAGCCAAATTTCTATCCGTTggtaacactttgtttggatggttgttacatgtggtttcataatgtatcgtattaTATCAATTGTGTTGTATTTATTATATTGtattgtttattttgatgattaCAACGTTTGGATAGATTGTATTGTTTCTTGTTGTTACATCATGTTAATTAGACATCaacaatttgaaggataaacctacGAGAAAAGTAGGATACGGTGTATAACTATCATAAAACTGTACGATAAAGGATAACATATAATTACTAGATAATAAGTAACAACAAAAGGAGAAAAGATAAgtaaggtaacgacgcgataacATCAAATCGATCGTTTTATAAATAAAATGGGACTTTTCGTCTTTACGTAACGATGGATTTAATGatacaaaaataaaatttaagtaactataaaaataaatattgtatttaaactaacaacacaaaaCAATATAATAGATTataaccatccaaacaagctgtaaACTTAAACCTTTCCCAAAGTTTAAAGGGCAAATTTAAACCTTTTTCCTTTATGTGAATATATGTCAATCAGCAAAATTATAAAGATCCATGGAAGTTACATCTCTACAGCTTATGCCTCATCTTTCCCTACCAAAATGCCGCAGCTTGCGCACGCGTCTTTTATTAAAACAGTTACAACTTACATGTTTAATAGGTTATTTTGGTTGTTACTTCTGATTCACTTAATCTTTGTTATTAGATTCAATTAAGTAGACTAAATTTCTGAATTATAATATCGGGTATGTATAA
The sequence above is a segment of the Lycium barbarum isolate Lr01 chromosome 6, ASM1917538v2, whole genome shotgun sequence genome. Coding sequences within it:
- the LOC132645761 gene encoding malate dehydrogenase-like isoform X1, with amino-acid sequence MAKQPTRVLVTGAAGQIGYALVPMIARGAMLGLDQPVIIHMLDIEPAAEALKGVKMELIDAAFPLLKDIVATTDAVEACKGVNVAVMVGGFPRKEGMERKDVMSKNVSIYKAQASALEQHAAPDCKVLVVANPANTNALILKEFAPSIPAKNITCLTRLDHNRALGQVSERLNVHVGDVKNVIIWGNHSSSQYPDVNHATVKTAAGEKPVRELVADDQWLNTEFITTVQQRGAAIIKARKLSSALSAASSACDHIRDWVLGTPKGTWVSMGVYSDGSYGIPAGLIYSFPVTCEKGEWSIVQGLKIDEFSRAKMDATAKELVEEKALAYSCLN
- the LOC132645761 gene encoding malate dehydrogenase-like isoform X2, translated to MEYLGSIEKPLVLLGCAYLSWKIVRHIWSFLNIEKDPITVLVTGAAGQIGYALVPMIARGAMLGLDQPVIIHMLDIEPAAEALKGVKMELIDAAFPLLKDIVATTDAVEACKGVNVAVMVGGFPRKEGMERKDVMSKNVSIYKAQASALEQHAAPDCKVLVVANPANTNALILKEFAPSIPAKNITCLTRLDHNRALGQVSERLNVHVGDVKNVIIWGNHSSSQYPDVNHATVKTAAGEKPVRELVADDQWLNTEFITTVQQRGAAIIKARKLSSALSAASSACDHIRDWVLGTPKGTWVSMGVYSDGSYGIPAGLIYSFPVTCEKGEWSIVQGLKIDEFSRAKMDATAKELVEEKALAYSCLN